A window of Streptomyces sp. N50 contains these coding sequences:
- a CDS encoding type I polyketide synthase: MDLTDRVLEVVQTWLAGGGLEDTKLVVVTRGAVAAGGDASVVDPAGAAVWGLVRAAQAENPGRIVLLDAEAAEAAEVNEVNEVGEVGETAAVAEPVELSFTGAQLGAVLALGEPQAALRGAGIHIPRLARADVPRSADLPGRGLLDPAGTVLVTGGTGSLGAVLARHLVTEYGIRRLVLTSRRGSEAEGARDLVAELRSLGAESVEVPACDVTDPEALSVLLAGLAGVEHRLTGVVHAAGLFDAGVIGDIDRERLERVFAAKVTATRLLDGLTRELVPDLDAFVVYSSVSAVFLGAGTGSYAAANAYMDGLMARRRADGLPALSLAWGVWEQTTGMAAQTDDLARSRLNRRGGVRSMTPAEGMELFDAALRSDRSLLVPAKLDLRGLRADAAAGRETPALLRGLVGAQRKAARPVVSGDERRKLAERLVGLSPAERAATLLDLVRAQVAVVLGYGADQRIDADQGLFEIGFDSLTALELRNRIGELIGAKLPTGLVFDHPTPALLVAHLHARLFGEDAPVLSGVAV, translated from the coding sequence CTGGACCTGACCGACCGGGTCCTGGAGGTCGTCCAGACCTGGCTGGCGGGCGGCGGTCTCGAAGACACCAAGCTGGTGGTGGTGACCCGGGGCGCCGTCGCGGCGGGCGGCGACGCGTCCGTCGTCGACCCGGCCGGTGCCGCCGTGTGGGGCCTGGTGCGGGCCGCCCAGGCGGAGAACCCGGGACGGATCGTCCTTCTGGACGCCGAAGCCGCCGAAGCCGCCGAAGTCAACGAAGTCAACGAAGTCGGCGAAGTCGGCGAAACCGCGGCAGTGGCAGAACCTGTCGAACTCTCCTTCACCGGGGCGCAGTTGGGTGCCGTCCTGGCGCTCGGTGAGCCTCAGGCCGCGCTGCGCGGTGCGGGCATTCACATCCCCCGGCTCGCTCGGGCCGATGTGCCGAGGTCGGCGGACTTGCCCGGCCGGGGATTGCTGGATCCGGCGGGTACGGTCCTGGTGACCGGTGGTACGGGTTCTCTGGGCGCGGTCCTTGCCCGGCACCTGGTCACCGAGTACGGCATCCGTCGTCTCGTGCTGACCAGCCGGCGTGGCTCGGAGGCGGAGGGCGCCCGTGACCTCGTAGCCGAACTGCGGTCGTTGGGCGCGGAGTCGGTCGAGGTCCCGGCATGTGACGTGACCGATCCGGAGGCGCTGTCCGTCCTCCTCGCCGGGCTCGCCGGGGTCGAGCACCGCCTCACCGGCGTCGTCCATGCCGCGGGTCTCTTCGACGCCGGAGTGATCGGTGACATCGACCGGGAGCGTCTGGAGCGGGTGTTCGCCGCGAAGGTGACGGCGACACGCCTGCTGGACGGGCTGACGCGTGAACTCGTCCCGGATCTGGACGCGTTCGTCGTGTACTCGTCCGTCTCGGCGGTGTTCCTCGGTGCGGGTACCGGCAGTTACGCCGCCGCCAACGCCTACATGGACGGGCTGATGGCCAGGCGCCGGGCCGACGGCCTGCCGGCCCTGTCCCTCGCCTGGGGCGTGTGGGAGCAGACCACGGGGATGGCGGCGCAGACCGATGACCTCGCCCGGAGCAGGCTGAACCGACGCGGTGGAGTGCGGTCCATGACCCCCGCGGAGGGCATGGAACTGTTCGACGCGGCCCTGCGCAGCGACCGTTCCCTGCTTGTCCCGGCCAAGCTGGACCTGCGCGGCCTGCGGGCCGACGCCGCCGCGGGCCGGGAGACGCCCGCGCTCCTTCGCGGACTGGTCGGGGCCCAGCGGAAAGCGGCCCGGCCGGTCGTGTCGGGCGACGAACGCCGCAAGCTCGCCGAGCGGCTCGTGGGGCTGTCCCCGGCCGAGCGGGCGGCGACCCTCCTGGATCTCGTCCGCGCCCAGGTGGCGGTCGTTCTCGGCTATGGGGCCGATCAGCGGATCGACGCCGACCAGGGTCTCTTCGAGATCGGATTCGACTCGCTCACCGCGCTCGAACTGCGCAACAGGATCGGCGAGTTGATCGGGGCCAAGCTGCCGACCGGACTGGTCTTCGACCACCCGACGCCCGCGCTGCTCGTCGCACACCTGCACGCGCGGCTCTTCGGCGAGGACGCTCCCGTCCTGTCGGGGGTGGCCGTGTGA
- a CDS encoding polyketide synthase dehydratase domain-containing protein, with translation MYGPVFRGLRAAWRRGDEVFAEIALPEEHRASAVGFGIHPALLDAALHAKAFLADDDERTMLPFAWNGLTLHAAGAATLRIRVVRPTADSLALDAFDETGAPVLTAQSLVFRPVTAAQLGATAGSGGGSLFGVDWPQVPRSGEVPTPSWVRLSDAEEVATLADDVLTGAVEAPEAVVLPAVTKGPTTARWT, from the coding sequence ATGTACGGGCCGGTTTTCCGCGGCCTGCGGGCGGCATGGCGGCGCGGCGACGAGGTCTTCGCCGAGATCGCCCTGCCCGAAGAGCACCGGGCGAGCGCCGTCGGCTTCGGTATCCACCCGGCCCTGTTGGACGCGGCCCTGCACGCCAAGGCATTCCTGGCCGACGACGACGAGCGCACGATGCTGCCGTTCGCGTGGAACGGCCTGACGCTGCACGCTGCGGGCGCCGCCACCCTCCGGATCCGGGTCGTACGGCCGACGGCCGACTCGCTGGCCCTGGATGCCTTCGACGAGACGGGCGCACCGGTCCTGACGGCGCAGTCGCTGGTCTTCCGACCGGTGACGGCCGCCCAGTTGGGCGCGACGGCCGGGAGCGGCGGCGGTTCGCTGTTCGGGGTCGACTGGCCGCAGGTGCCCCGGAGCGGGGAGGTGCCGACGCCGTCCTGGGTGCGGCTGTCCGACGCCGAGGAGGTGGCAACGCTCGCCGACGACGTCCTGACCGGGGCGGTCGAGGCGCCCGAGGCGGTGGTCCTGCCGGCCGTCACCAAGGGGCCGACGACAGCCCGCTGGACCTGA